The following proteins are co-located in the Halogeometricum sp. S1BR25-6 genome:
- a CDS encoding TIR domain-containing protein, with translation MVRRVFFSFHYERDHWRTNPVRNSWVTQDNREVAGFIDAAEWEEIKRGGEDAIERWIDKQIHNTSVTVVLIGSETYNRDWVNREIEKSYNRGNGLLGIYIHNIEDKNGRTARKGKNPLDRWHITENGRKKYLSDIFETYHWKRDDGYNNLGSWVEKAAQIAGR, from the coding sequence ATGGTCAGGAGGGTATTTTTCAGCTTTCACTACGAGCGCGATCATTGGCGAACCAACCCAGTACGGAATAGTTGGGTTACCCAAGACAACCGAGAGGTAGCTGGGTTCATTGATGCCGCCGAGTGGGAGGAAATAAAGAGGGGAGGAGAAGATGCGATCGAACGCTGGATCGACAAACAGATCCACAATACCTCGGTCACTGTCGTCCTAATCGGCAGTGAAACCTACAACCGCGACTGGGTAAACCGCGAAATCGAAAAAAGCTACAACCGGGGTAACGGCCTGCTCGGTATCTACATTCATAACATCGAAGATAAAAACGGGAGAACCGCTAGAAAAGGAAAGAATCCGCTTGACAGGTGGCATATCACCGAGAACGGCCGGAAAAAATATCTTTCTGACATCTTTGAAACCTACCACTGGAAACGTGACGACGGCTACAACAATCTCGGAAGTTGGGTCGAGAAAGCTGCTCAGATAGCAGGCCGGTAA
- a CDS encoding DNA-binding protein produces the protein MSSKNATSQVVSVDEQAFENADEAAVDEDGFEVVDETPEFQATVQMETQAKVDANHPDGMIDTSDDRIYGATLEQEERMRAREAELERISAKAELGTQDGREKRTRDIAAKRSAERRAEFQKRAASVDPWADPERDDPRAELSQEQLAAVNTQSIRLAEKLDGWSRAAIGRRLGKAVVGGKDLMSAVVGVFEELQTAPGQVVPIEELEDVNRKEVSIKGTVTTLWKPSSSAISQVGLIEDESGKTKFTSWVASDQPWIEEGERVRIHGAAKNWYNGRVSVALTGWSTVHFPERGRWWEA, from the coding sequence ATGTCAAGTAAGAACGCTACCAGTCAAGTAGTTTCGGTCGATGAACAGGCATTCGAGAACGCGGACGAAGCGGCGGTGGACGAGGACGGCTTCGAGGTCGTCGACGAAACGCCGGAATTCCAGGCGACGGTGCAGATGGAGACGCAGGCGAAGGTGGATGCGAATCACCCGGACGGGATGATCGACACCAGTGACGATCGGATTTACGGTGCGACCCTCGAACAGGAAGAGCGCATGCGGGCGCGGGAAGCTGAGCTGGAGCGCATCAGTGCCAAAGCAGAGCTGGGTACGCAAGATGGTCGGGAGAAGCGGACGCGAGATATCGCAGCGAAGCGGAGCGCTGAGCGGCGTGCTGAGTTCCAGAAGCGCGCGGCGAGCGTGGACCCGTGGGCTGATCCGGAGCGAGACGATCCTCGTGCAGAACTCTCGCAGGAGCAGTTGGCGGCGGTAAACACGCAGTCGATACGGCTGGCGGAGAAGTTGGATGGTTGGTCGCGAGCAGCGATCGGGCGGCGGCTGGGTAAAGCTGTCGTCGGTGGAAAAGACCTGATGAGCGCGGTCGTCGGGGTGTTCGAGGAGCTGCAGACGGCGCCAGGGCAGGTGGTTCCCATCGAGGAGCTCGAGGACGTCAATCGCAAGGAGGTGAGCATCAAGGGGACTGTGACCACGTTGTGGAAACCGTCAAGTTCAGCGATTTCCCAAGTGGGACTCATCGAAGACGAGAGCGGGAAAACGAAGTTCACCAGCTGGGTGGCGAGCGACCAGCCGTGGATTGAGGAGGGCGAGCGCGTTCGCATTCACGGAGCGGCGAAGAACTGGTACAACGGGCGCGTCTCCGTGGCCCTGACTGGGTGGAGCACCGTTCACTTCCCTGAGCGCGGTCGGTGGTGGGAAGCATAG
- a CDS encoding DUF7342 family protein: protein MSESPRNGVQSWTESMSARDRIRAVAETLRDPRSVNWISEQADAAWSTTNEELQALVEQGQLRRVEAGETTLYQPDYTRLLFEEIRTLIEENTREELRNELAAITEEIEEWQATYDVETWEDLEQSLADGDLSSGELRERRDVIAFWRENEEDRRLIKHALELYSDVEAAREQMTDVADRATS from the coding sequence ATGTCCGAATCTCCACGGAATGGCGTCCAGTCGTGGACTGAGTCGATGAGCGCCCGCGACCGTATTCGAGCCGTCGCCGAGACGCTTCGTGACCCCCGGTCGGTTAACTGGATCAGCGAGCAGGCCGACGCCGCCTGGAGCACGACCAACGAGGAACTCCAGGCGCTCGTCGAGCAGGGGCAACTGCGCCGCGTTGAGGCCGGCGAGACGACGCTCTACCAGCCAGACTACACGCGACTGCTCTTCGAGGAAATCCGAACGCTCATCGAGGAAAACACGCGCGAGGAGTTGCGGAACGAATTGGCCGCGATTACCGAGGAGATTGAGGAGTGGCAGGCGACCTACGACGTCGAGACATGGGAAGACCTCGAACAGTCGCTTGCTGATGGGGATCTCTCAAGTGGCGAGCTTCGCGAACGCCGCGACGTGATTGCGTTCTGGCGCGAGAACGAGGAGGACCGCCGCCTCATCAAGCACGCACTAGAACTCTACTCGGATGTGGAAGCCGCCCGCGAACAGATGACCGACGTGGCTGACCGCGCCACGAGCTAA
- a CDS encoding TIR domain-containing protein, with protein MVRRVFFSFHYGRDVWRVNQVRNSWVTSNDREAAGFFDAAEQEKIKRATDEKIRRWINGQLHGTSVTVILIGNETAERDWVHYETKKSIERGNGIVGVKIHSLKDKEGSTDFSGTNPLKKFVVEDGNHVRTLSSIFSTYDWKRDNGRENISEWVEEAAEIADSLSREQQNTVRRRESIRDGLNSDVGAVIFLLITIAILIDEYTDINLRDLIDVSKLQQQSHQSDPFSDHEF; from the coding sequence TTGGTTAGAAGAGTCTTCTTCAGTTTCCACTACGGCCGAGACGTATGGCGAGTGAACCAAGTCCGAAACAGTTGGGTGACCAGCAACGACCGTGAAGCAGCAGGGTTCTTCGATGCCGCAGAGCAGGAGAAAATCAAACGAGCAACTGATGAGAAGATCCGGAGATGGATCAACGGACAGCTCCACGGTACCTCTGTCACAGTCATTCTCATCGGTAACGAGACTGCAGAGAGAGACTGGGTTCACTACGAAACCAAGAAGAGCATCGAAAGAGGAAACGGCATCGTCGGTGTGAAAATCCATTCTCTGAAGGATAAAGAAGGCAGTACCGACTTCAGCGGGACAAACCCATTGAAGAAATTCGTTGTCGAGGATGGTAACCATGTGCGTACGCTATCCAGTATTTTCTCGACCTATGACTGGAAACGAGACAACGGTAGAGAGAACATCAGCGAGTGGGTTGAGGAAGCAGCAGAGATTGCTGACAGTCTCTCCCGTGAGCAGCAGAACACGGTTCGACGCCGAGAATCGATCAGAGATGGACTCAATTCAGACGTAGGGGCGGTTATCTTCCTGCTCATCACAATCGCCATCCTGATCGACGAATACACCGACATCAATCTACGAGATTTGATTGACGTCTCCAAGCTCCAGCAGCAGTCGCACCAATCCGATCCGTTCTCAGATCACGAGTTTTAG
- a CDS encoding DUF7437 domain-containing protein gives MSRTSNRTNGDVIRDFLSVADLLEEPQLAQLYAYLAREREATVQDVMDNLELAQGTAYSYVNRLVDAGVVDVTDDEQPRRYAARAIDLTVTTAAGDREYTITPALIDAVGRRETNDDIDTYIDRHGVAGLATALTYAVARERGEVTHRLMAEDLDISPLAAEMILQALHPVVHEHYDIEEAGTGLDELDIDDGDAADDA, from the coding sequence ATGTCACGGACCTCAAACCGAACCAACGGCGATGTCATCCGAGACTTCCTCTCGGTCGCCGATCTCCTCGAAGAGCCACAGCTCGCCCAGCTGTATGCGTACCTCGCCCGAGAGAGGGAAGCGACCGTCCAAGACGTAATGGACAACCTCGAACTTGCCCAGGGGACAGCCTACAGCTACGTCAACCGGCTCGTCGACGCCGGCGTCGTCGACGTCACTGACGATGAGCAGCCCCGCCGGTACGCCGCCCGGGCAATCGACCTGACTGTGACGACGGCCGCCGGCGACCGCGAGTATACGATCACGCCGGCGCTCATCGACGCCGTCGGCCGCCGCGAGACGAATGACGATATCGACACGTACATCGACCGGCACGGCGTCGCCGGCCTCGCGACCGCACTCACCTACGCCGTCGCTCGGGAGCGCGGCGAGGTGACCCACCGGCTGATGGCCGAGGACCTCGACATCTCGCCGCTAGCCGCGGAGATGATTCTGCAGGCGCTTCACCCCGTCGTTCACGAACACTACGACATCGAAGAAGCAGGGACGGGACTCGACGAATTGGATATCGACGACGGCGACGCAGCTGACGACGCGTGA